The genomic stretch CCTTCCCCGCCGGTCACTGAATAACAAAAATATGGAATATTACTACTGGAACATGATGAGATTCAGAGATCTTGCAGCTGATTGGTTCATGAGGTATCTAGCTTGTtgccttcttcttgttcttcttaatCATCTTCTTTTATCGCCCAATTATAATGAAATATTAGTTTGGTAGCCCATGCATGATTAATTAGTTGTGGTCATCAAATCCAAAGACCTAGGTAGCTTTGACACCTGTTCTTGCCTGCAGATTTGCTAGCTCAAAGTACTCCTCTGATTAAGGTGACAAGCTACCTGCTAGCTATGAGAATTAACACCAAAGGTCACCTACTGCTATATAAGAGTGTAGCTTAGTCTGTAAAGCTAGGAAAGCATAGTAGTATGGGGGAGACGCATGCGTGCATGTCTCTAATCAGTTGTAGCTGATGAGGGACAAAGGAATATTGAGTCAGCAATTAAAGTCCCTTTCCATGTCATGGATCCTGGCTACTCCCACTCTTGCATGGACTTAAGCTATAAGCTAACTACAACTAATTAGTTCCCTACTTAACATATATGCTTTCTGTTTGTTTAGTTTGGACGGTTGGGATTTGACTGAGTAGTTGCTTCTTCATGCAAACAGCTGGTTAAGCTGTCAAATACAGCTTGCAGCTGGTTAATCTTGCTATGAATCCagtactaactaacttaagtaCACTGTGCTGGTACTGTGCTCGATGCATGCTAGCTCAAGTGAGTGATGCATGGGTCTAGTCATATCCTGTCAACAAGGAATTTGTTCAGATTCAGGGGATATGAATTGTCATCTATCCATCCAAACAAGACTGAAAATGGGTGGGCCCTTGCCTGATGCAATCACATGCATTGCTCTACCATCTGAAAACAGGATCAAATCTGGAGGTGCCGATGGATGTATGAGTCATATCGGAGACCAAAACCATGTGACATGCCTGATTGGTTAGGTTCACTTGGCAATCATTTCAGCTGCTGCCCTGATAACATTAACAGGGCCAAAAAGCAGACTTACTAATTGTCCATAATGCTCCATCCATACTGACTAATCATTTATTTGCTTAGGTTGATCAGAGAATATAATTAAGCATCAACCGGCCATtgattgaaacaaagagaagaacgCAGATCGATTTCAATCACAGGGAGAGAATGGAGCGTCGATCCATCAGGTAGTAGATTTTTTGATGAGGGGGAGAAAACATGGGGCTGTGCAGCAACCCCAAAACCAAGAAATCCTATGTTTTACTGTTGAAGCTCAGAAAATGTATACATAATTGATTTATAAAGAATGACTAGAAATGTTCCTCCGTATTGggccctctttttttttataGCAGCATGTAATATGTTGGTGTTCTTTTAACAGGAAGCCACAAACTGTGACAACTTGTCTGAGTTGTCTTGTGTTGTTTCATCTCCTTTTTTTTGAGCTGAAAACTGTAGGGGAGGCTCCGACAATAAAATTTTATTTACAGAGATAAAATATgtacaagaggagaagaaaagagggaatgtacaaaattgtttcatctcCTTGGTTAGACCTTCTTGGTAAAGCAGAGGATTATCGTCGAAATGATTTAAACTGTTTCAAAGACACaataaacattttttttttggctttggaCTCTTCCATAAATTCAGGGATGGGTTGGTGTTGCAACCTTGGAATCTGTTTCAGGTAGTTATGTTTATTGTGTTGTGAGATATAAGTTGGTGCTAATTTGGTCCTCCCTGCTTGTGTGTGTAATGGAAAATAAGGGCATGATGTGTCAAAATTCCTTGTAGCCCCAGACCTATAGGGAGCTCTTTTTTACAAAATTCAGAACTTCATTTGTAGGTCTCtaaaattctgaagaaaaaaaaacatgtataGTATGTATGACCATATGTGATCTGCACAAAAAAGACAAACGTTGGAAGTAAGATTGTGTTTTTTTCAGAGTCTCAATTCTGTGATTTGTTTTTTCATCTAGAGGACATGAGTCTGTATCGAAGTAAAACACTTGAATTTTTTGAAATATGAAAtacattttcgatttttttttaaataccgAGCTCACTAGAGGAGTAGAGTTCAGAAGCGATATACACCTCTGTAGAAGTTAAGTGTTCTCTTCATGGTACATATCATAAGGCTTCTTTCCAGCCATCGTTACATGGCCAAACCACTCTGGAAACCCAAGGAAACACCAGACGGGGGGTGAGGATTTTTGCCCTATGGTGGAGACGAGCTTTGTACTTGCGACAAATCGTGTGGCCACCCGCTATCTCCCACCGAGCTACCTTGTTTTCACCTCACGTTTGCCATCTCCCACCGAGCCACCTTGTTTTCTCCTTCGCTCTGGCGACTGTCTCGCTCAAAATGGCCAAATCAAAGTAGCGGCACACAGGCCTATCTAGCCCCTGTACAGATGATCAAACGTGCAGAAACTTCGTGGTTGGTTGATTCCAAAGTAGACGACATGCCAAAGCAACTGGGATTCCAtgatatatttttctgattttgtttACTTTGGTGTCAACATACCAAATAATTTGCAATGTGAGGGCAATATATTGTCCAACAATTGGCAAGCCAATTCTTGCCAATTTCTTGTAGAGCATTAACCAAACACACCCATAGGTTGACTACCAAGAAAGATGGGATTCCAAAGAGATCAGAGGTAGATTGTTTCCTAATTTTATGGATCAGACAAAGAGTTGGGCAGAACACGTTTTGCCTTTGGATTCGACAAAGCAATGCCATAGCATCAAAAGTTAAAAGTTAAGCGGACTCAGTTGAAGTTACAATGTAATTATCCAGCACTAGTAAGTAATCACTAGTTAGCACACACAAGCCACAACCATTTTCAATAGTCTCATCAACACCCCTTTTTGATTACTGAAGCCTAATCTACAGCCGGTGTTGCTTTGTCATCTTTGTGTTCCAGCTTCTAATCTACAAGTTGTACATCAGATGCAACATCATCCACAACTTCTTTCCTTTAGCAATTGTAAACATCTACAAAGGCTAAATGCCAATATGAGTGTATATTCGTAAGAACTACATGAAACTCGGTAGTACTGAATTTCAGTTGCAGCCCACTGGGCCAGAAAGCTGGGAAAGTTTTCCAGGTACAAATCGCAGCTGCAGATTATACCTGATATACTGATGATATTGTAAGCCTCATGCAGTCGTCATTCTGCTTAAACGGGTGCCCTGGTTCTTATGAGGTGCAGGTCCCAGTGATGTAATCACCTGTGGCATGGTCATTCCTCCAGAAACAATTATTTCTGTAGAAATCAAAACAGTAGAATCATAACATTAGAAATTCAGGTGCCACAGGAAGAATGCTACAGTAATAAAAACACTATCAAACTCAACGGCAGCACAAAGAAAGCATGCTCTCGAAGTTAAGAATAAGCTCATGTTTGGCTTGGGATACAGATATTACAAATAAATTGCCAACAGGAGGATACGATAATATCTGAGTGAAACTCAACGGCAGCACAAAGACTGCATGCTCTCCAAGGGAAATAAGCTCATGCTGGCTTGGGATACAGATGTTACAAATAAATTGTAAACAGGAGGATAAGATAATATATGACTGAATTCTAGCATTGAACTTACAGAAAAGTAGCATGTAGTATTTGGAAAAGAGGAGCTTGAAAGGAGATCATCAAAATAACTAACCTATTCCCTCTCGAATGGATAGATTGGGCCTTATAATTTCCGCAGAGTTCACCAAAAAAATATCACCAATATATAGATGGTTGGTTGGTACGTATACACTACACAGTTCTTCGTCACCTTTGTCAGTCTGCAATACAATGATAGATGACCACGTAAGAATCCAACAAAAataaagtatatataaaacatcATTAATACGGTAAGCATACAGACGCACACAGTCAAGGTAGCACTTATGTCAATGTAGATTCTGGACAGAACAATAGATAACAAGAAAGGACCAGGGTCTCTTTGATGTAAATTGGTAAATGAAATTTTACAGCATTTTCTGAACTTAAGGCCTAAAAGTCGATAGATTTTGGCATGTCCTCTGATTTAATGCACATGttcaattttgtttttattttgcctTATTTACACTTACCAGCAGATATTCATTGAGACGAAACCAAGTCTGTTATtagtcttgactctaatgtgcaaAGATCCTTAACACATAAACCTGAAGAAGCTCTAGCTGACCTTTTCAGGGCTTCAAAGATATGCTGATTTAAACCACCTTATATACACTATAAGCCAGATAAGCTGACTCATAAGATAAGTCCAGCCAGGCTACATAAGACCTaatctttatttattttatttttgtgaatcTCTTGAGATCTAAAATGATTCAGAAGTCATAGATCATGACTAATGTGTGTCATTTTCTTGAGAGAGAAATATTTCAATAATGGGGTGACACAGAAAAGAGCAAGCAAGTACGATTTAAACTTTGTATAGCTTATGAAAACCATCAAATAATTATTCTCCACAGCATATTGATGGTAATTTATCTAGAATGAAGCTGAAGCATCAAAATGCGTATTCATGGTGGATGTTATGAATCCATCTGTAGCAAGAGATATGTATAAATAAGTACCTGAAGAATCATGGTCGATGTTATGAACCCAAATGCATATTCACCAACACGGGGATGGCTAATTATTGCCACTTCTTTAAATGCTTCTGTATTTTGATCTGTCAATGAAGAATAGTACATAATAAGATTTCTGGTGGGACAGAAGGAATTACACAGAAGATGTGACATAAGGATTTCAATGCCACCAGTTTGTCAATGTCTATGTAAACACAAATGTGGTGCACAGAAACACCAGTGTGTCAATATCAGGACTCATTCGGTCTTTTTTAAACTTTAAGTCATACAGTCTTCATGCAGTTAGTTCTATATTAACTTCATAAGTTCGTGTAACTGGAAAAAGAACTGGTGACCTATAAATGTGTTCAACTCTTTTATGAAGTACAAAACGCTGGTGCTTATATAAAGTTTACCATAATAAGAACACATTGGTTTTGGATATGCAAGTCATGCAACTGAGTAACTGACACTTCTTTCAAGGAGCTACCATTCATTAATGATGAAAATTATGAATGACAGAAATTTAAGAAGAGAACAAACATAGATGGTCGATATTCTAGAGCACTTGGCTAATTATTGCCACTTCTTTAAATGCTTCTGTATTTTGATCTGTCAATGAAGAATAGTACATAATAAGATTTTTGGTGGGACAGAAGGAATTACACGGAAGATGTGACATAAGGATTTCAAATTTTCAATGCCACCagtttgtcaatgcctatggaaacACAAATGTGGTGCACAGAAACACCAGTGTGTCAATATCAGGACTCATTCGGTCTTTCTTTAACTATAAGTCATACAGTCTTCATGCAGTTAGTTCTATATTAACTTCATAAGTTCGTGTAACTGGAAAAAGAACTGGTGACCTATAAATGTGTTCAACTCTTTTATGAAGTACAAAACACTGGTGCTTATATAAAGTTTACCATAATAAGAACACATTGGTTTTGGATATGCAAGTCACGCAACTGACACTTCTTTCAAGGAGCTACCATTCATTAACGATGAAAATTATGAATGACAGAAATTTAAGAAGAGAACAAACATAGATGGTCGATATTCTAGAGCACCTGGCTGTAGATGAAAAATGAATTACCTGGTGAAACAGCAGTGCTAACTTGCTTGGATGCAGAATATATGTGCCTTACAAATGGCATTTTCTTTATAAACCATTCCCCAACCCAGAAGACAGTTGAGCCCACCCAGGAAGACACAAATATCCCAACAATAAATATGAATACCAAGGATGTCACAAACCCAAGGCCTGGAATGAAGAAATATTATAGTGCTCAGCATTAAGCaaatcatgaataattgtcagtACAATGAGCAATAACAACTTATTTTTAATAGCCTAAGGCTACTGCTGCCTCGTGTACTCAACGATTTCAGAGGATCTCATTTTGTGTCACTATCAGGAGCTCGGTACCATTTTAAATCGTAAAGCAAAGAGAGCAGTATTATAAACTAAATAAACCTTATCAGTCCCACAAAGAAAAACACAAATTTCTCTTTGAACTCAAATTTGCATTTGTTAGATCCTATTAGAGATTAAATCTAGATTAAATACATGCAGAAGGCCCACAGAGGGAAAAAGTAGGCTACTTAGGgctataacactttatagcatatTAATAGAGTAAATATACACATTACTGTTTTTCTAATGCTGCAATTTTACcataaggccttgtttggtactagagttttagtggggattagcggggataatccactccaaactttaaatccccacttatccccaatgcatgtttggtgctagagtatgagtgagtttaatccccactcatccccacttttccccaaattttagtgtaattttttcaatccccaatactctacccctacctagtggattggggatggggttttgtggggattgggtgacagcagcgattcacccaatactctagagtattatccccactgaaacactagtaccaaacaagccctaagtAAGTAGCGTATGGCTAGACAGAAGTACGTGGGAAACAATTACCAAATATGTCGACTCCAAGTTTCGCAtagagtggactgaagaagccatCGAAAAATCGAATAAACCACCATGTGATGAAGAAGGTCACAGCAATAGGAAAGATAACCACactgcaaagaaaagaaaaaaagaagaagattaGGCATGGATAACTTATAGGTTTTGAGACCTTTATGAATCAGTTGTTGGCAAGCATACCATCCAGTCATAAATTTCCTTGACACCCAGCTTTGGAGAACAGCAAAGCATGCCTGTTGAAGTGTCGCAAAGCAGGTTAAGTATGAAATAACCATTTTGAAGAAATGTAACATAGCTTGCAGAGAAAGTGCAATTCGTTTGGGTAAAACGGGAGAATGAAACAAAATAATACAATATAACAATACCGGTAACAAGTACTGCCTATTTAACCAGTAGAATTGCCCAGAGAGGATGTTGTGAAACTTGCGTGTCGGTCTAACGAGTTTGTGGTCCCAAAGACCAACACTAAGGAGCAGTTTAACTAGTTGCAGTTGCCAAATTCCTATAATTTCACAATCATGTAGGTCCAGTACTGACATGCATTTGCTAGTTGTGAGTTAATAAAATAAATGCGGTCACTGCATGCTCAGATTCAAGATCAAG from Lolium rigidum isolate FL_2022 chromosome 4, APGP_CSIRO_Lrig_0.1, whole genome shotgun sequence encodes the following:
- the LOC124707495 gene encoding protein LIKE COV 2-like, giving the protein MPEEKEYVAVPMGQAPDPADPEDPVKSPPRPTSPATSTRQACFAVLQSWVSRKFMTGCVVIFPIAVTFFITWWFIRFFDGFFSPLYAKLGVDIFGLGFVTSLVFIFIVGIFVSSWVGSTVFWVGEWFIKKMPFVRHIYSASKQVSTAVSPDQNTEAFKEVAIISHPRVGEYAFGFITSTMILQTDKGDEELCSVYVPTNHLYIGDIFLVNSAEIIRPNLSIREGIEIIVSGGMTMPQVITSLGPAPHKNQGTRLSRMTTA